AATTAATTACGCTTCGCGCAGAAGATGACGCATTGGAGGCGGTGCGCAAGCTTCTCCATTATCGGATTTCTGGTGCGCCTGTCGTTGACGAAGCAGGCCAGTATTTGGGCGTTTTCTCAGAAAAAACATCGATGAGCTTCCTGCTCGATGCGATGTACGAACAGTTGCCCTCCAATGAAGTTCGGGCCTTCATGAACACCGATCCCCATCGGACGATTGAGGAAGATGCCGATTTGTTGCAGTGCATTCAGATCTTCAAGAATACGGAGTATCGGCGATTGCCGGTCTTACGAGATGGCAAATTGGTGGGGCAGATCAGCCGACGCGACGTTTTGAACGCCGCGGTAAAATTGGTTGATACCATCAAGGGGCGTCGTAACGGTAAATTTGTGATGTATTTCAGTGCGATTTTGGACATGGATCAGTCCCCGGTCGACTAATTCGTCGTCGATACTTGGCCGTCACTCTGCGACCGGCGGATTGCCCCGGTTTGGACTGCCCGAAAGGGCCTTGCATCGACTATACTTTTCG
The nucleotide sequence above comes from Blastopirellula sp. J2-11. Encoded proteins:
- a CDS encoding CBS domain-containing protein — protein: MATKLITLRAEDDALEAVRKLLHYRISGAPVVDEAGQYLGVFSEKTSMSFLLDAMYEQLPSNEVRAFMNTDPHRTIEEDADLLQCIQIFKNTEYRRLPVLRDGKLVGQISRRDVLNAAVKLVDTIKGRRNGKFVMYFSAILDMDQSPVD